In Granulicella tundricola MP5ACTX9, the following are encoded in one genomic region:
- the tenpIN gene encoding type III toxin-antitoxin system TenpIN family toxin: protein MLIQKLEPLFFKENTHLVEVLDKSNGIWTAEKSRGYGILVISYNNLRFGIPLRSHIKHQARFLTDGTKGLDYSKAVLLTKDEYISTTPFMIPPDEYVKIKDRTHHINGQFAKYVEKYVTAVQKNDENVLRNYKFSTLQNYGLELGLK from the coding sequence ATGCTCATTCAAAAGCTCGAACCGCTCTTCTTCAAAGAAAACACACATCTCGTCGAAGTTTTGGACAAAAGCAACGGGATTTGGACCGCAGAAAAGTCCCGTGGTTATGGAATCTTGGTCATCTCCTATAACAACCTTCGGTTCGGTATTCCGCTGCGCTCCCACATTAAACACCAGGCGCGTTTCCTGACCGACGGCACCAAGGGACTTGACTATTCGAAAGCTGTTTTGCTTACGAAGGACGAGTACATTTCGACGACTCCATTCATGATCCCGCCTGATGAGTACGTGAAAATAAAAGACCGAACCCATCACATCAATGGCCAATTCGCCAAATATGTAGAGAAGTACGTCACGGCCGTTCAGAAGAACGATGAAAATGTGCTGCGGAATTATAAGTTTTCAACACTACAGAATTACGGCCTTGAACTTGGGCTCAAATAG